A DNA window from Cutaneotrichosporon cavernicola HIS019 DNA, chromosome: 2 contains the following coding sequences:
- the LIG4 gene encoding uncharacterized protein (BRCT domain, a BRCA1 C-terminus domain): MPAPRFYQGRRQALPPLGSQPKDEDDAELPLSQAAQLAPPTQLERPRDVMDRLRTEEAGKRKEILTRFMSQWRHKVGNDLYPLIRLLLPDRDRERPVYNLKEAMLAKSYIEVLGIDKHSDSALRLTKWKQPVEGQTDSGAGDFARVCYHEIAARSTVEEGKLSVEAVNTLLDRLAAGKMKQADYVPILRRINEQCTPSEQEWIIRIILKVDLRISIREKAVFACFHPDAATLFNVCSDLKRVCWTLYKPEIRLEKSQANIELFRCFLPQLCHRSPSSSHDAIAKLVGAPNAEFIIEEKLDGERIQLHMRGSGTEWFYCSRKAKDYTYLYGSHIGEGSLTQYLSGVFQDDVRNIILDGEMMVWDPILEKYLAFGTLKTAAGVKVFDILFLNDRCLTGARLSERKRLLKSGRVFRNLEDYKGRIEFVDEERGKSGKDIRAMLERILESKGEGIVVKRSDSQYVTNSRASDWVKVKPEYADQMGENLDLLVLGGWWGKGGRTGKISSLLLGLRVPQEDDGSGELPIFETFASVGSGMSHEDYEWIVNKHRQHWKSFDRRNPPTWMKVGAVGIDDKPDVYIEPDKSFVMEVKASEIVSPATGYGAGYTLRFPRCRFIFWDRASRNQPTSEEHRDRDMWNCLSVEEFMTLLQKPKKRYMDDENGTATRKKPKITQNRGKVELFSDFKGQKMSEDGVEDHIFRDITFFIPKDAPGHTKKELEAIVFKHGGDFTQAQLADNSALVISWDDKTPRVKAQIRKGISVVKPQWIFESIKRQRPIPLLKDLLVFASEDASGQRYFNMTVEEMDKVSLVRDRTGSALISVLDGEEEKSGDDAKSSSAAEGSPPPISQAAQRVAARDTEWGVQRPSNRSSPVSSPADSDAETAEDEREALRDEEEDQDEEEEYDDDLPATAQSQTAARPEIQSQTVGRSAEGSVPENPLFRVMEKSSPPKDYQPMGMGADDYDEDLIFTHLVFYMDTATNAKRNGLANSVPSTETMRHLVDAEEKIRCHGGRVTDDVDYPGLTHIIMDDEDSGRYAELMRRTSKPKLKHIVLPSWVDESLEEDTLMDEDSHKPR, from the exons ATGCCTGCACCCAGGTTCTACCAGGGCCGCCGGCAGGCGTTACCTCCCTTAGGCTCCCAACCaaaggacgaggacgatgcCGAACTCCCATTATCCCAGGCCGCACAATTAGCACCGCCGACTCAACTCGAGCGCCCGCGCGA CGTGATGGACCGGCTGCGCACAGAGGAGGccggcaagcgcaaggaaATCCTTACGCGGTTCATGAGCCAGTGGCGGCACAAGGTCGGGAACGACCTGTACCCCCTTATCCGGCTACTCCTCCCCGAC CGTGATCGAGAACGGCCGGTCTATAATCTCAAAGAGGCGATGCTCGCCAAGTCTTACATCGAAGTCCTGGGGATCGACAAGCACTCCGACTCGGCGCTGCGCCTCACCAAGTGGAAGCAGCCGGTCGAGGGCCAG ACCGACAGCGGAGCCGGCGACTTTGCGCGCGTGTGCTACCATGAAATTgcggcgcggtcgacggtggaggagggcaagctgtcggtcgaggccgtcaacaCTCTGCTCGATCGTTTAGCGGCTGGCAAGATGAAGCA AGCCGACTACGTGCCCATCCTTCGTCGCATCAATGAGCAGTGCACACCAAGCGAGCAGGAGTGGATAATCCGTATCATTCTGAAAG TAGACCTCCGCATCTCGATTCGCGAGAAGGCCGTCTTCGCGTGCTTCCATCCGGATGCTGCCACGCTCTTCAACGTGTGCTCCGACCTGAAGCGCGTCTGCTGGACGCTCTACAAGCCCGAGATCCGCCTTGAAAAGAGC CAAGCAAACATCGAGCTGTTCCGATGTTTCCTTCCCCAGCTGTGCCACCGCTCTCCATCGTCCTCGCACGACGCCatcgccaagctcgtcggcgcacCGAACGCCGAGTTCATCATAGAGGAGAAACTCGACGGAGAACGAATTCAGCTGCACATGCGCGGCAGTGGGACGGAGTGGTTTTACTGCTCGCGCAAAGCCAAAGACTATA CGTACCTCTATGGCTCCCATATCGGCGAGGGAAGCTTGACTCAATACCTCTCTGGCGTATTCCAAGACGACGTTCGCAA TATCAttctcgacggcgagatgATGGTCTGGGACCCGATCCTTGAAAAGTACCTTGCCTTCGGAACTCTGAAGACGGCGGCAGGAG TCAAAGTCTTCGACATCTTATTCCTCAACGACCGGTGTCTCACAGGCGCTCGCCTTTCAGAACGGAAGCGCCTACTCAAGTCTGGTCGTGTCTTCCGAAACCTCGAGGATTACAAAGGTCGCATCGAGTtcgtcgatgaggagagaggaAAGAGCGGAAAGGACATTCGCGCTatgctcgagcgcatcctAGAATCCAA AGGCGAGGGTATCGTTGTGAAGAGGTCCGACAGTCAATACGTCACGAACTCGCGAGCTTCAGACTgggtcaaggtcaagccCGAGTACGCGGACCAGATGGGGGAG AACCTTGATCTCCTGGTCCTCGGAGGATGGTGGGGCAAGGGAGGACGGACGGGAAAGATCTCTTCCCTGCTACTGGGTCTTCGTGTTCCACAAGAAGATGACGGCTCGGGCGAACTACCAATATTCGAGACCTTTGCGAGTGTGGGGTCTGGTATGAGCCACGAGGACTATGAGTGGATTGT GAACAAGCACAGGCAGCACTGGAAGTCCTTTGACCGCCGGAACCCTCCCACGTGGATGAAGGTAGGAGCTGTCGGGATCGATGACAAAC CGGATGTCTATATCGAGCCCGACAAGTCGTTTGTGATGGAAGTTAAAGCCTCAGAGATTGTTTCGCCAG CTACCGGCTACGGCGCTGGCTACACCCTCCGCTTCCCGCGCTGCCGCTTTATTTTCTGGGATCGTGCGAGTCGCAATCAGCCAACAAGCGAAGAGCACCGTGATCGTGACATGTGGAATTGC CTCAGTGTTGAGGAGTTCATGACCCTGCTCCAAAAGCCCAAGAAGAGGTATATGGATGACGAGAATGGAAC GGCCACTCGCAAGAAACCCAAAATCACCCAGAATCGCGGAAAGGTCGAACTGTTCTCTGATTTCAAGGGACAGAAGATGTCCGAAGACGGTGTGGAAGACCACATCTTCCGCGACATCACGTTCT TTATCCCCAAGGACGCTCCAGGTCACACAAAGAAGGAACTGGAGGCGATCGTGTTCAAGCACGGTGGCGATTTCACACAAGCCCAGCTGGCGGACAACTCTGCCCTGGTAATCTCATGGGACGATAAGA CTCCGCGAGTAAAAGCCCAGATCCGGAAGGGCATCAGCGTTGTGAAGCCTCAGTGGATTTTCGAGTCCATCAAGCGGCAGCGGCCTATTCCTCTGCTCAAGGA ccttCTCGTCTTTGCGTCAGAAGACGCGTCCGGCCAGAGGTACTTCAACATGACCGTCGAAGAGATGGACAAGGTGTCGCTTGTTCGCGACCGCACCGGCTCGGCCTTAATTTCTGTTCTCGAcggtgaggaagagaaATCGGGTGACGACGCCAAGTCATCGTCAGCAGCCGAAggctcgccaccgccaatATCCCAGGCTGCGCAGCGCGTTGCGGCGCGGGACACGGAGTGGGGTGTTCAGCGGCCGTCAAACCGTTCTTCGCCAGTCAGCTCGCCAGCCGACTCTGACGCAGAGACCGCCGAAGACGAACGCGAGGCCttgcgcgacgaggaggaggatcaggatgaagaggaggagtacgacgacgat CTTCCCGCGACAGCACAGAGCCAGACAGCCGCCCGGCCCGAGATCCAAAGCCAAACCGTGGGCCGCTCTGCCGAAGGATCGGTACCAGAGAACCCGCTCTTCCGTGTGATGGAGAAGAGCAGCCCCCCCAAGGAT TACCAGCCGATGGGCATGGGTGCCGACGACTACGACGAGGACTTGATCTTCACGCACCTCGTGTTCTACATGGATACTGCGACCAACGCCAAGAGGAACGGTTTAGCCAATTCGGTACCGTCTACAGAGACGATGCGGCA CCTCGTGGAcgcggaggagaagatcCGTTGTCACGGTGGGCGCGTCACTGACGACGTGGATTATCCGGGCCTCACGCACATCATCATGGACGATGAAGACTCGGGCCGCTACGCCGAGCTAATGCGCCGCACTTCAAagcccaagctcaagcaCATCGTGCTCCCATCTTGGGTGGACGAGAGCCTGGAAGAGGACACCCTTATGGACGAGGATT CGCATAAGCCTCGGTAA
- a CDS encoding uncharacterized protein (FORKHEAD), translating into MPPHPTTTHVPTLAGIRYAIPPQPSSGPNGAGSRYTMRGADVFGGPIEVSPQPHHQGLNGDMVADPNVYVYPTSHVHYDFQHAPTPMPQGAGITPARLGPAPRLSQPYNMPGSSDSQVTPLSKNNLQHRPSTADGSSSDNNSSAERPARPEAEPVTSSDVEAESPTRRVRSRIPTFEPAHARTTAPQKRKAAPAGRSSAKPTKAAVDPGVEGIPPGLPLETRPPLSFAWMIGNAILAAQAGGLSLEHIYRYISTCYPFFRNDDQWRNSVRHNLSIHKIFMTIPRSEIHPPGKGGIWTIPDEEKCHWQMGPDGVPKFTKTFPPSDPHYPHCRQTKWDIRVEEKARAKAEADGVEYVPKKGKRGKVPKHRQGLTQASNPIPFVLPPPPQEMMGGPPPQGGPPHLQSHLQHSMPMPMPMSMPMPMPPQPMPSQPHMAMPIHSPPPQAPIRGLPQMPVMPRGMSPQPQGSQDRLQVEDDGLDFEPEEQDAGRPLKLQPLRFIPASKEKRTITPLPSMVPPHSFAGQENKPPVPDEEGVFSTNGPPRPQPILRRTFQPASPDEVAQVDMNDYFNNDDDNLFETPAHKRQEVPSGPVSGSIHNVTSSAFKTPALTHTSSSPTSSPMPLTIPRGANHHPSGLQREWNPAEEVHSNGPRSPAGLDAPFAMKPTPLKKSFGEDDDNLRLAPRAAERVAPPKTPGVAPRTPGLPSKTMGGPPKTPISRSSAVMRTPNVKTPLMYQTPARSNFTPGRDQLNTPLWEVLGCLDRMKEDQQQEQANTTPLEPLEVLEQGNLTPRPTTNPASYSLDSPSRGPRDAIEIDSPISKRRRVAS; encoded by the exons ATGCCTCCGCACCCAACTACTACTCATGTGCCGACGTTGGCTGGCATCCGCTACGCCATTCCGCCACAACCGTCGTCGGGTCCGAATGGTGCCGGAAGCCGGTACACCATGAGAGGCGCAGACGTGTTCGGTGGTCCCATTGAGGTCTCGCCCCAACCCCATCATCAGGGGCTTAACGGAGACATGGTTGCCGACCCCAACGTCTACGTTTATCCCACCAGCCACGTCCACTACGACTTTCAACATGCGCCTACTCCCATG CCGCAAGGCGCCGGCATCACACCCGCCCGTCTCGgacccgcgccgcgtctcTCACAGCCCTACAACATGCCAGGGTCGTCCGACTCGCAAGTTACCCCTTTGTCCAAGAACAACCTTCAACACCGTCCCTCGACTGCAGACGGTTCGTCGTCGGACAATAACAGTTCGGCAGAACGGCCTGCGCGCCCAGAGGCCGAGCCGGTCACATCCAGTGATGTCGAGGCTGAATCACCCACAAGACGCGTCCGCAGTCGCATCCCCACGTTTGAGCCAGCTCATGCTCGTACAACTGCTCCgcagaagcgcaaggcaGCGCCCGCTGGTCGGTCAAGCGCAAAGCCTACCAAGGCCGCCGTGGACccgggcgtcgagggcatTCCTCCAGGACTGCCGTTGGAGACGCGACCGCCATTATCATTTGCGTGGATGATCGGCAATGCCATCCTGGCCGCCCAGGCTGGAGGACTTTCTCTTGAGCACATTTACCGGTACATCTCGACCTGTTACCCATTCTTCAGGAATGACGACCAGTGGCGCAACTCTGTCCGCCACAACCTCTCGATACACAAGATCTTCATGACCATCCCTCGCTCAGAGATTCACCCTCCTGGTAAAGGCGGCATCTGGACTATCccagacgaggagaagtGTCACTGGCAAATGGGCCCTGACGGTGTTCCTAAGTTCACCAAGACTTTTCCGCCGTCCGACCCTCACTATCCTCACTGTCGCCAAACCAAGTGGGACATTcgtgtcgaggagaaggcccgggccaaggccgaggcagaTGGTGTCGAGTACGTCcccaagaagggcaagcgCGGCAAGGTCCCTAAGCACCGGCAGGGTCTCACACAGGCCTCTAACCCAATCCCATTcgtcctcccaccaccgccacagGAGATGATGGGGGGTCCACCACCACAAGGCGGCCCACCGCACCTCCAGTCTCATCTCCAGCACTCAatgccgatgccgatgccgatgtcgatgccgatgccgatgccgcCGCAGCCCATGCCATCCCAACCTCACATGGCGATGCCTATacactctcctcctcctcaggCGCCCATCCGAGGCCTTCCTCAGATGCCAGTAATGCCTCGTGGGATGTCCCCTCAGCCACAGGGCAGCCAAGATCGCCTCCAggttgaggacgacggACTCGACTTTGAGCCTGAGGAGCAGGACGCCGGGCGTCCCCTGAAGCTCCAGCCTCTCCGGTTCATTCCAGCTTCCAAAGAGAAGCGGACGATCACACCCCTGCCGTCTATGGTGCCGCCCCACAGCTTCGCGGGCCAGGAGAACAAGCCTCCCGTCccagacgaggagggcgtctTCTCAACCAATGGGCCTCCAAGGCCTCAACCCATCCTCAGACGCACCTTCCAGCCGGCATCTCCTGACGAAGTGGCGCAAGTGGACATGAACGACTACTTcaacaacgacgacgacaacctATTTGAGACGCCAGCTCACAAGCGCCAGGAAGTGCCTTCAGGTCCAGTGTCTGGCTCCATCCACAACGTGACTTCGAGTGCATTCAAGACACCGGCTCTCACCCATacatcgtcgtcgccgacttCATCGCCGATGCCGCTCACTATCCCTCGTGGCGCCAACCACCACCCGAGTGGTCTGCAGCGCGAATGGAACCcagccgaggaggtccACTCCAACGGGCCGCGTTCGCCTGCGGGGTTAGATGCTCCTTTCGCGATGAAACCGACTCCCCTTAAGAAGTCGTTcggggaggacgacgacaacctCCGTCTTGCGCCGCGCGCTGCCGAGCGTGTCGCTCCACCAAAGACTCCGGGCGTTGCTCCCCGGACCCCCGGTCTGCCCTCAAAGACCATGGGTGGCCCTCCTAAGACTCCAATCTCTCGCTCGTCGGCTGTCATGCGGACGCCAAACGTGAAGACGCCTCTCATGTACCAGACGCCTGCGAGGTCCAACTTCACTCCGGGTCGGGACCAACTGAACACACCTCTGTGGGAGGTGTTGGGATGTCTCGACCGTATGAAGGAGGACCAGCAGCAGGAGCAGGCCAACACGACCCCCCTCGAGCCCCTTGAAGTTCTTGAACAGGGCAACTTGACGCCTCGCCCGACCACCAACCCGGCGAGTTACTCGCTTGACTCGCCCAGTCGCGGGCCCAGGGATGCGATAGAAATCGACTCACCCATCAGCAAGCGGCGCCGGGTCGCGTCCTAG